A window of Nonomuraea angiospora genomic DNA:
CGCCACCGGCACCTCGCCCGCCCGTCCCGACAGCGTCGAGTTCGACGACCGGACGATCATCGACTCCGACGCGATCCTGCACCTCGACCGGATCCCCGAGACCCTGGTCGTGGTGGGGGCCGGGGTCATCGGCATCGAGTACGCCTCCATGTTCGCCGCGCTCGGCACCAAGGTGACGGTGATCGAGCGGCGCGAGCGCATGCTGGAGTTCTGCGACCTGGAGATCGTCGAGGCGCTGAAGTACCACCTGCGCGACCTGGCCGTGACGTTCCGCTTCGGGGAGAACGTGGCCGCCGTCGAGCGCCGCCCCGGCGGGGCGCTGACCCTGCTGGAGAGCGGCAAGAAGATCCCCGCCGACTGCGTCATGTACTCGGCCGGTCGCCAGGGCAAGACCGCCGAGCTGTGCCTGGAGGCCGCCGGATTGGCCGCCGACGCCCGCGGCCGCATCTCGGTGGACTCCAACTACGCCACCGAGGTGCCGCACATCTACGCCGTGGGCGACGTGATCGGCTTCCCCGCGCTGGCGGCCACCTCCATGGAGCAGGGACGGGTGGCCGCGCAGCACGCGTGCGGGGAGCCGGTCGAGGACACCCGCGAGCTGCCGCCCATCGGGATCTACACCATTCCCGAGATCAGCTTCGTCGGCCGGTCGGAGGACGAGCTGACCCGGGACAAGGTGCCGTTCGAGGTGGGCATCTCGCGCTACCGGGAGCTGGCCAGGGGGCAGATCATCGGCGACTCGTACGGGATGCTCAAGCTCCTCGTCTCCCCCGAGGACCGGCGGCTGCTCGGCGTCCACGTGTTCGGCACGGGGGCGACGGAGCTCGTGCACATCGGGCAGACGGTCATGGGGTGCGGAGGGACGATCGACTACCTGGTCAACGCCGTGTTCAACTATCCGACGCTGGCCGAGTCGTACAAGGTGGCCGCGCTGGACGCGATGAACAAGATGCGGGTGGTCGCCCGCCTCACCGCCGGCATGTGATCACGACAGCGTCCATTTCTGGTTGGCGGCGCCCGTGCAGGTCCAGATCTGCAGCCGGGTGCCGTCGGCGCTGGAGTTGCCGGTGACGTCGGCGCACTTGTTCGCGGCGGGGTTCACCAGGTCGCGGCCCGAGGTGTAGGTCCACTGCTGGTTGGCGCCGCCCGAACACGACCAGAGCTGGAGCTTGCTGCCGTCGGCGGTGCCGCGGTCGACCACGTCGAGGCACTTGCCGAGCGCGCGCAGCGTGCCGTCGCCCGGGCGGGTCCACTGCTGGGCGGCGGTGCCGTTGCAGGTGTAGAGCTGCACGGCCGCGCCGTCCGCGCTGCTGCCGCCGGCCACGTCGACGCACTTGCCGCCCAGGCCGGTGATCGCGCCGGCCGGGTTGCCGCCCGGCGTGCCCGACCAGGTGAAGGTCGCGGTGGTGCGGGCGGGCAGCGTGTACACGAACGACTGGTTGCCCCAGTTGACCCTGACCGACTGGGCCGAGGTGCCGCCGTTGTGGGCGATCAGGGCCTTGGAGCCGTCGGGGTTGCGCCAGGCGACGTTCTGCACGGTGGCGTTGGCGGTCGAGTCGATCCGGTACGCCCCAGGTCTGACGAACTTGGTGAGGTGGCCGGTCGTGTAGTACTCGATCGTGTAGTCCACCTGACCGGCGCGCGAGCCGCCCTCCTGCACCGTGATCAGGCCGGTGCAGGTGTCGCAGCCGCCGTTGTGCGGGCCCATCTGCTGGTTGAGCGCGAGGCTCCACTTGACCACACTGCGGCTCCAGTTGCGGGTGTAGTTCACGATGTCGGCCATGTCCTCGTTGTGCTGGTTGCCGATCCAGGTGCCGCCGGAGTGCTCGGTGCTGAACTGGGGCACCGACGGGTACTGGTCGTGCACCTGCGAGCCGACCGCCGGATCGCCGAAGTAGCCGTGCCAGGCGATGCCGCCGAACAGCGGGTCGTTCCGCAGCGCCGCGTCGGCCAGGATGGGGCCGCCGATCTGGCCGTAGTCGCCGTAGTTCCAGTCGTGTACGAGCACCTTCGTGGTGATGCCGGCGGCCCGGAAGGCCGGATACACGAAGTTCTTGGTCAGCTCGATGAGGCCGGAGGAGTTCCAGTTCATGCCGGGGTAGTTCATGGCGGTCGGGTTGGACGCCTGGCAGCAGTTGGGCTCGTTCTGGACGGAGATGTAGTTCACCGGGATCCCGGCGGCCTGGTAGCTCTGGACGTACTTGACGAAGTACTGGGCGTACATGGCGTAGTACTGCGACTTCAGCCAGCCCATCTGGTCCATCCGGCCGTTGTCCTTCATCCAGCCGGGCGCGCTCCACGGCACGGCCTTGACCCGCAGCTCCGGGTTGAGCTGCTTGGCCTGGACGGTCAGCAGGCGCACGTTGGTGTCGTAGCCGTTGGCGCCGAAGTCGTTGAGGTCGCAGCAGGTGTCGTCGAGCGAGACCATGCCGGGGCGCGACAGGTCGGAGGCGCCGATCGGGTTGCGGACGAACGACAGGCCGATCCCGTCCGCGGGCGAGAACAGCTTGCGCATGACCGCGTCCCGCGTGGCCGCGCTGACGGGGCCGCCGCGCAGCAGGTACGCGGTCGTGTCGGTGATCGACGCGCCGGCGCCCTCGAACTGCTGGTACGTGGTGCCCTCGTTGACGGTGATCGTCTGGTTGGCGCTGCCGCCGGCGGGGCCGAAGGCGATCGGGGTCTGTTGCGCGAGGCCGCGGGTGACGTTCCGGCCTCCTGCGTCCGAGGTGGTGGTGAGCCAGACGTTCACCGTCTCGCCGGCGGCGTACGCCGGGACGGGCACGGCCAGCGCCAGGGCGGCCGCGCAGAGGAGCGTGAGTATTCGGGACACGGCGTTGCTTCCCTTCCGGGCGGGGGGGTGATGCCCATGTAACAAAATGAAACAATAAAGAAACTTTCTTTTAGGTGACCACGGGTCATGGGCAGCGTCAAGGCCCATCTGAGGTGATGAAACAAATGAAACAGTCAGGCGGGGCCGGTGGAGCCGCGGACGATCAGCTCGGTTCCGAGCGAGACGTGCAGCGCCTCCACCGTGTGGCGGCTCAGCAGCCGCATCAGCAGCGTGACCGCCATCCGGCCCATCTCCTGCAAAGGCTGGCGCACCGTGGTGAGGGCGGGTGAGGTGGCCCTGCTGACGTCGATGTCGTCGAAGCCGGCCACCGACAGGTCCCCCGGAACGCTCAGCCCGCGCTCGGCCGCCGCCCACAGCGCCCCGACGGCCATCTTGTCGTTGAACGCCACCAGCGCCGTCGGCCGCTCCGGCAGGTCGAGCAGCTCGCAGGCCGCCAGGTAGCCGTACTCGGTGCTCGGCTCCGGCACGCTGCGCAGCAGCTCGGGCTCCGGCAGCACCCCGGCGTCCGCCAGCGAGGCCGTGTAACCCGCGAGCCTGGCCTCGCTCGGCAGCCACTCCACCGGCCCGCCGATGATCCCCACCCGGCGGTGGCCCAGCCCGACCACGTGCGCCATCAGCTTGCGCCCGCCCGCGAAGTGAGCGGCCGAGACCGCCGCGATGTCCTTGGGGGGCGGGGTCCTCGGGTCGATCACCACGAAGGGGAAGCCGCTGTCGCGCAGGCGTACCAGCTCGTCGCCCGGCTCCGGGGGCAGGACCAGGATCGCGCCGGCCACGCCCTGCCTGCCGGGC
This region includes:
- a CDS encoding LacI family DNA-binding transcriptional regulator, which encodes MAARSGRARATVRDVAAETGLSIATVSRVLNGQANVAPHTRELVLRAVGRLGDQAPRPRTVHDPSAGAVYVRCPYVLTDYFGLIVSSVGETIELHGRQMILGAGEAAQDAPVLAGLPGRQGVAGAILVLPPEPGDELVRLRDSGFPFVVIDPRTPPPKDIAAVSAAHFAGGRKLMAHVVGLGHRRVGIIGGPVEWLPSEARLAGYTASLADAGVLPEPELLRSVPEPSTEYGYLAACELLDLPERPTALVAFNDKMAVGALWAAAERGLSVPGDLSVAGFDDIDVSRATSPALTTVRQPLQEMGRMAVTLLMRLLSRHTVEALHVSLGTELIVRGSTGPA
- a CDS encoding ricin-type beta-trefoil lectin domain protein, with product MSRILTLLCAAALALAVPVPAYAAGETVNVWLTTTSDAGGRNVTRGLAQQTPIAFGPAGGSANQTITVNEGTTYQQFEGAGASITDTTAYLLRGGPVSAATRDAVMRKLFSPADGIGLSFVRNPIGASDLSRPGMVSLDDTCCDLNDFGANGYDTNVRLLTVQAKQLNPELRVKAVPWSAPGWMKDNGRMDQMGWLKSQYYAMYAQYFVKYVQSYQAAGIPVNYISVQNEPNCCQASNPTAMNYPGMNWNSSGLIELTKNFVYPAFRAAGITTKVLVHDWNYGDYGQIGGPILADAALRNDPLFGGIAWHGYFGDPAVGSQVHDQYPSVPQFSTEHSGGTWIGNQHNEDMADIVNYTRNWSRSVVKWSLALNQQMGPHNGGCDTCTGLITVQEGGSRAGQVDYTIEYYTTGHLTKFVRPGAYRIDSTANATVQNVAWRNPDGSKALIAHNGGTSAQSVRVNWGNQSFVYTLPARTTATFTWSGTPGGNPAGAITGLGGKCVDVAGGSSADGAAVQLYTCNGTAAQQWTRPGDGTLRALGKCLDVVDRGTADGSKLQLWSCSGGANQQWTYTSGRDLVNPAANKCADVTGNSSADGTRLQIWTCTGAANQKWTLS
- the sthA gene encoding Si-specific NAD(P)(+) transhydrogenase, which gives rise to MADFDVVVLGSGPGGQKAAIAAAKLGKRVAVVEKRHMIGGVCINTGTIPSKTLREAVLYLTGLNQRELYGASYRVKDEITVTDLGMRTQHVIGREIQVIRSQLARNHVTVLQGTGRFLDAHTIGITHEEGKSEETKITAEKVVIATGTSPARPDSVEFDDRTIIDSDAILHLDRIPETLVVVGAGVIGIEYASMFAALGTKVTVIERRERMLEFCDLEIVEALKYHLRDLAVTFRFGENVAAVERRPGGALTLLESGKKIPADCVMYSAGRQGKTAELCLEAAGLAADARGRISVDSNYATEVPHIYAVGDVIGFPALAATSMEQGRVAAQHACGEPVEDTRELPPIGIYTIPEISFVGRSEDELTRDKVPFEVGISRYRELARGQIIGDSYGMLKLLVSPEDRRLLGVHVFGTGATELVHIGQTVMGCGGTIDYLVNAVFNYPTLAESYKVAALDAMNKMRVVARLTAGM